The following proteins are co-located in the Shouchella hunanensis genome:
- the thiC gene encoding phosphomethylpyrimidine synthase ThiC codes for MTTSELNEKRVSIMSNFEGSKKVYVQGSRPDLRVPMREITLEPSIVDGKEETNEALRVYDTSGPYTDKTYKANLKMGLPRIREEWINERGDTELYMGRAVQPRDNGFRNRDAMEKIAPKSGRMTLKAKPGHFVTQLHYARNGLITPEMEFVAIREGVEPEFVRDEIARGRAIIPANINHPELEPMIIGRNFHVKINANIGNSAVSSSIEAEVEKMTWATRWGADTIMDLSTGKHIHTTREWIIRNSAVPVGTVPIYQALEKVNGVAQDLTWAIFRDTLIEQAEQGVDYVTIHAGVLLRYIPLTVTRMTGIVSRGGSIMAQWCLHHHKESFLYTHFDEICDILKAYDISLSLGDGLRPGSIADANDEAQFAELETLGELTKRAWKYDVQVMVEGPGHVPMHLIKENMDKQLALCDEAPFYTLGPLTTDIAPGYDHITSAIGAALIGWYGTAMLCYVTPKEHLGLPNREDVREGVITYKIAAHAADLAKGHLGAQKRDDALSKARFEFRWRDQFHLSLDPERAVDYHDETLPAESAKSAHFCSMCGPKFCSMRISHDIRKHATDGDLRSKAEIDEGLKAKAKEFKQAGGKLY; via the coding sequence ATGACGACATCCGAATTAAATGAGAAACGTGTAAGCATTATGTCAAATTTTGAAGGGAGTAAAAAAGTATACGTGCAAGGCTCACGACCAGATTTACGTGTTCCTATGAGGGAAATCACACTGGAACCTTCGATAGTAGACGGAAAAGAAGAGACCAATGAAGCACTGCGCGTTTATGATACGAGTGGGCCTTATACGGATAAGACTTATAAAGCAAACTTAAAAATGGGCTTACCTCGAATCCGAGAAGAATGGATTAATGAAAGAGGCGACACGGAGCTCTATATGGGGAGAGCGGTTCAACCGAGGGACAACGGATTTCGAAATAGAGATGCAATGGAGAAGATAGCGCCAAAAAGTGGACGAATGACACTGAAGGCGAAACCAGGTCATTTTGTGACACAGCTTCACTATGCGAGAAATGGACTCATTACGCCTGAAATGGAGTTCGTGGCAATAAGAGAGGGAGTAGAGCCTGAATTTGTACGAGATGAGATAGCGAGAGGGCGTGCCATCATTCCTGCGAATATTAATCATCCTGAATTAGAGCCGATGATTATTGGTCGGAATTTCCATGTGAAAATCAATGCGAATATCGGTAATTCGGCAGTATCATCATCGATCGAAGCGGAAGTCGAAAAAATGACTTGGGCCACTCGCTGGGGAGCCGACACGATTATGGATCTTTCAACTGGTAAACATATTCACACCACTCGAGAATGGATCATTCGTAACTCTGCTGTTCCTGTGGGTACTGTCCCTATTTACCAAGCGCTTGAAAAAGTAAATGGCGTTGCACAAGATCTTACGTGGGCCATTTTTCGAGATACGCTTATTGAGCAGGCAGAACAAGGTGTTGATTATGTAACCATTCATGCAGGTGTCTTACTGCGTTACATTCCGTTAACAGTAACGCGAATGACGGGAATTGTTTCACGTGGAGGTTCCATTATGGCGCAGTGGTGTTTGCACCATCACAAAGAGAGTTTTTTATACACCCATTTTGATGAGATTTGCGATATTCTAAAAGCTTACGACATAAGTCTCTCACTGGGTGATGGCTTACGTCCTGGTTCCATTGCCGATGCCAATGACGAGGCTCAATTCGCTGAGCTTGAAACGTTAGGGGAATTGACAAAACGGGCATGGAAATACGACGTACAGGTAATGGTGGAAGGGCCTGGTCATGTACCAATGCATTTGATTAAGGAAAATATGGACAAGCAGCTTGCTCTTTGTGATGAAGCTCCTTTTTATACCCTGGGTCCTTTAACAACAGATATTGCGCCTGGATATGATCACATTACGTCTGCAATTGGAGCAGCGCTAATTGGGTGGTACGGAACGGCAATGCTTTGCTATGTTACGCCAAAAGAGCATTTAGGGCTGCCAAATCGTGAGGATGTCCGCGAAGGAGTTATCACTTATAAGATTGCTGCCCATGCTGCTGATTTAGCAAAAGGTCATCTAGGTGCCCAGAAACGAGATGATGCCCTATCAAAAGCGCGCTTTGAATTTAGATGGCGTGACCAATTTCACCTTTCTCTCGATCCAGAGCGAGCAGTGGATTATCATGATGAAACGTTGCCAGCAGAAAGCGCTAAATCAGCCCATTTCTGCTCCATGTGTGGGCCGAAATTTTGTAGCATGAGAATTTCTCACGACATTCGTAAACATGCTACTGATGGAGACCTACGATCGAAAGCAGAGATCGATGAGGGTTTAAAAGCAAAGGCGAAAGAATTTAAACAGGCTGGAGGAAAGCTTTATTAA
- a CDS encoding exosporium glycoprotein BclB-related protein — protein MSCNHCHRFQCSCSNIQKFNRPQVNGVTGPTGPTGPTGPGGGGSGTTGPTGATGGTGATGPTGATGIGVTGDPGVTGVTGATGATGATGATGPTGATGDPGVTGVTGATGPTGATGDPGVTGVTGATGPTGATGDPGVTGVTGATGATGVGITGPTGATGIGVTGPTGIGVTGPTGATGIGVTGPTGATGIGITGPTGSTGATGAAGSTAVIPFASGIVPSVISTIAGGLVGTVNLVGFGSSSTGVTLGAFTVADVGEFSFRAPRAGTIDSLSVSFTSTVGVTLPIGTGAITATVYKATGAILGSTPFLPTTATVTLTPAVAGLITIGDTFTGTVTGLAEPVLAGDLLLLVLQIASPDITFITVLTGNTSAGLSIT, from the coding sequence ATGTCATGCAATCACTGCCATCGTTTTCAATGTTCTTGTTCAAATATACAAAAATTTAACAGACCCCAAGTAAATGGTGTCACTGGACCAACCGGACCGACTGGGCCAACTGGACCTGGTGGTGGCGGATCTGGTACTACCGGGCCTACTGGGGCCACTGGTGGTACTGGAGCCACTGGACCGACTGGCGCCACTGGAATTGGCGTTACTGGTGACCCGGGTGTTACTGGAGTGACTGGTGCAACTGGGGCTACTGGGGCTACTGGGGCTACTGGACCGACTGGCGCTACTGGTGACCCGGGTGTTACTGGAGTGACTGGTGCAACTGGACCGACTGGCGCTACCGGTGACCCGGGTGTTACTGGAGTGACTGGTGCAACTGGACCGACTGGCGCTACCGGTGACCCGGGTGTTACTGGAGTGACTGGCGCTACTGGCGCTACTGGAGTTGGTATTACTGGACCGACTGGCGCTACTGGAATTGGTGTCACTGGACCGACTGGAATTGGCGTTACTGGACCGACTGGCGCTACTGGAATTGGTGTCACTGGACCGACTGGCGCTACTGGAATCGGTATTACTGGGCCAACGGGTTCTACTGGAGCAACTGGGGCCGCTGGTTCTACTGCCGTCATACCATTCGCATCAGGGATTGTACCATCTGTTATATCAACAATTGCTGGTGGATTAGTTGGGACGGTTAACTTGGTTGGCTTTGGAAGCAGTTCTACCGGTGTAACACTTGGCGCTTTTACCGTTGCAGATGTAGGGGAGTTCTCTTTCAGAGCACCGCGAGCTGGCACAATTGATTCGTTATCTGTGTCCTTTACCTCAACAGTAGGTGTAACCTTACCAATTGGAACAGGTGCCATAACAGCAACCGTTTACAAAGCAACTGGTGCTATACTTGGATCAACACCATTCTTGCCAACAACTGCTACAGTCACATTAACACCTGCTGTGGCTGGGCTAATCACAATTGGTGATACGTTCACTGGAACAGTAACCGGCTTAGCTGAACCTGTACTTGCTGGAGACTTACTATTACTCGTCTTACAAATCGCATCACCAGATATTACCTTTATTACGGTTTTAACAGGTAACACAAGCGCAGGTTTATCTATCACGTAA
- a CDS encoding DUF4181 domain-containing protein, whose translation MNTESVFGMEFLFISLAVVVLLLWFFQIVMRRWFQVEKKPFFSYNHVNRKHAKWDYGIRISFMVVLIVNLLLTLSVQNWLIEPWYVLIIFLILLASVRAIFEKKYAENKNEYKLTLSQLLFSVFLIGIFIFIMINF comes from the coding sequence ATGAATACAGAGTCTGTTTTCGGAATGGAATTTCTTTTTATTAGTCTAGCTGTAGTTGTGCTGTTACTGTGGTTCTTTCAAATTGTCATGAGAAGGTGGTTTCAAGTGGAAAAGAAACCATTTTTCTCATATAACCATGTGAACCGAAAGCATGCAAAATGGGATTATGGTATTCGAATCTCTTTTATGGTCGTACTAATTGTTAATTTGCTGCTGACTCTTAGCGTGCAAAACTGGTTAATTGAACCTTGGTATGTACTTATTATTTTTTTAATTCTGTTAGCGTCGGTACGGGCTATTTTTGAAAAAAAGTATGCAGAGAATAAAAACGAATACAAATTAACATTGAGCCAACTTCTTTTTTCCGTTTTTCTAATAGGAATATTTATTTTTATTATGATAAATTTTTAG
- a CDS encoding zinc-binding dehydrogenase, with protein sequence MRGASVIVTAGSQEKFVLCRSLGANVLIHYKEEDFSKKMLKATTVKAQNR encoded by the coding sequence TTGCGAGGCGCATCTGTTATTGTTACTGCTGGCTCTCAGGAAAAGTTCGTATTATGCCGTTCATTAGGTGCCAATGTTCTCATTCATTATAAAGAAGAAGACTTTTCTAAAAAAATGCTAAAAGCAACAACAGTCAAGGCGCAGAATAGGTAG
- a CDS encoding TetR/AcrR family transcriptional regulator, translating to MNKKDVKRRRMWQYFIEATAAIIEEEGYDHITIRKIADKAGYNSATIYNYFSELSHLTFFASMRFLKPYTSAFINTIEENKSIIEQYLNGWECFCEFSYQDPRLFHTIFLMDISKEPEDLFKQYYDLYEADIVEFPDTLKPALYERNVAIRGESLLKAAADKGEISHSKVKTISTMTTLIWQGMLTSILNHQTSLTSKEAKRETMVSIRNIVYHAHLFETIK from the coding sequence GTGAATAAAAAAGACGTAAAGCGGCGACGGATGTGGCAATATTTTATTGAAGCAACTGCTGCTATTATTGAAGAAGAGGGTTACGATCACATTACAATTCGAAAAATTGCCGATAAAGCAGGTTACAATAGCGCGACGATTTATAATTATTTTTCTGAGTTAAGCCACTTAACCTTTTTTGCATCCATGCGATTTTTAAAGCCCTATACATCAGCTTTTATTAATACAATAGAAGAAAATAAGTCGATCATTGAACAATATCTAAACGGTTGGGAATGCTTTTGTGAATTCTCTTATCAAGATCCCAGACTCTTTCACACCATCTTTTTGATGGATATTAGCAAAGAGCCTGAAGATCTGTTTAAACAGTATTATGACCTGTACGAAGCTGATATTGTCGAGTTTCCCGACACCTTAAAGCCTGCTTTATATGAAAGAAACGTTGCCATTAGAGGTGAATCTCTATTAAAGGCAGCTGCCGATAAAGGAGAGATTTCACACTCAAAAGTGAAAACGATCAGCACGATGACCACACTTATTTGGCAAGGCATGCTTACAAGTATTTTAAATCACCAAACGTCCTTAACATCAAAAGAGGCGAAACGAGAAACAATGGTTTCTATTCGAAATATTGTTTATCACGCTCACCTTTTTGAAACGATTAAGTAA
- a CDS encoding BCCT family transporter yields MNRAKIDPLIFWSSIVVILIASLLLVLNQDVAEPFLNDVMNGITTRMDWVFQFVTFGLFIVLGWLAFGPYGRVRLGEGKPEFSTFSWGAMLFCAGMGTSIMFWSILEPLYYYTGPPFGLSPESTDAADWAVTYGLFHWGLSAWALYALPTVAIAYSFYVSKRPSLKISTALEGVLGKHAHGLLGKIIDILVIWSLVGGLGTSLGLGVPMVSAVMGDLIGVEQSLGLSIVIILFWTIIFSASAYSGLYKGIRKLSDINVYLALALAAFVLITGPTLFILSNFTNSLGLMLQNFVYMSFYTDPNASSGFPQTWTVFYWAWFAATAPFIGLFVARISRGRSIRQLVLSILLWGTVGSWLYFAVFGGYAIHLETNQLLSLTDILANEGEQAVIVEMLRSLPISTIVMTFFVILAFIFLATSLDSASYVLASIATKELKDEQEPARWHRVIWGVILSLLAISLISVGALRVVQTSAVIVAVPVVVLYGLFTVSLVRSLKKDFPKGG; encoded by the coding sequence ATGAATCGAGCTAAGATTGATCCTTTAATTTTTTGGTCATCTATTGTTGTCATTCTTATTGCTTCATTGCTTCTTGTGTTAAATCAAGATGTAGCAGAGCCTTTTTTAAACGATGTGATGAATGGCATAACCACTCGAATGGATTGGGTATTTCAGTTCGTTACGTTTGGGTTGTTTATTGTATTAGGTTGGCTAGCGTTTGGGCCATACGGACGTGTCCGTTTAGGAGAAGGAAAGCCAGAATTTTCAACCTTTAGTTGGGGCGCAATGCTTTTCTGTGCTGGAATGGGAACAAGTATTATGTTTTGGTCTATTCTAGAACCGCTCTATTATTACACTGGTCCTCCTTTTGGTCTTTCACCTGAAAGTACAGATGCAGCTGATTGGGCAGTTACATATGGGCTGTTTCATTGGGGGCTATCCGCCTGGGCGCTTTACGCTCTTCCTACTGTAGCGATTGCGTATTCTTTTTATGTCTCTAAACGACCATCACTTAAAATTAGCACAGCACTTGAAGGCGTGCTCGGGAAACATGCGCATGGTTTGCTTGGTAAAATAATAGATATTCTTGTAATTTGGAGTCTTGTAGGAGGACTAGGAACGTCACTAGGCTTAGGAGTTCCGATGGTCTCTGCTGTAATGGGTGATTTAATTGGAGTGGAGCAATCTCTTGGGCTAAGTATTGTCATTATTCTATTTTGGACAATCATTTTCAGTGCGAGTGCGTATTCAGGTCTTTACAAAGGTATTCGTAAATTAAGCGATATCAATGTGTATTTAGCTTTAGCTCTTGCCGCTTTTGTGCTAATTACTGGACCAACCTTATTTATTTTATCCAACTTCACAAATAGTCTTGGATTAATGCTACAAAACTTTGTATACATGAGCTTTTACACTGATCCAAATGCAAGCAGCGGCTTCCCGCAAACATGGACCGTGTTTTACTGGGCGTGGTTTGCTGCGACTGCTCCATTTATTGGCTTGTTTGTAGCTCGTATTTCACGAGGGCGCTCCATTCGTCAATTGGTCTTATCTATATTATTATGGGGAACCGTTGGAAGCTGGCTCTATTTTGCTGTATTCGGTGGTTATGCCATTCATCTTGAAACAAATCAACTTCTTTCGCTTACGGACATTCTAGCAAACGAAGGAGAACAAGCGGTTATCGTTGAAATGCTTCGCTCTCTACCAATCAGTACGATTGTCATGACTTTTTTTGTTATTTTGGCATTTATCTTTTTAGCAACGTCTCTTGATTCGGCAAGCTATGTGTTAGCATCCATCGCAACAAAAGAGTTAAAAGACGAACAAGAACCGGCTAGATGGCATCGTGTCATTTGGGGCGTTATTCTTTCTTTACTTGCCATTTCATTAATTAGTGTTGGTGCGCTACGGGTTGTGCAAACATCCGCAGTCATTGTAGCGGTTCCTGTTGTTGTGTTATATGGCTTATTTACGGTTTCACTTGTTCGCTCATTAAAAAAAGATTTTCCTAAAGGAGGCTAA
- a CDS encoding CocE/NonD family hydrolase: MVFNVRDSKLHIKEDYHYDIEVMEHSWIPMSDGTKLAAKIWLPKGAQNQPVPAVLEYLPYRKNDFTALRDSIRHPYFAGHGYASIRVDIRGTGDSDGILHDEYLPQEQEDALEILAWLEDQPWCTGDVGMIGKSWGGFNGLQVAKHQPKQLKAVITLCSTDDRYADDVHYMGGNILASDMLWWSSTMFAYNARPQDPVVVGESWYKNWLERLEKTPPYVEKWLTHQHRDDYWKQGSVNEDYEAMTVPVFAVGGWADGYTNAIFRMLEHFSGPKKGLIGPWVHEYPEVAIPGPAVGFLQECVRWWDHWLKGVNTGIMDEPMLTAWQQESIKPAVHYEERPGKWIFEDSWKDAERQQQTFSLTSAGKLTLERAEDATISLASVQQHGLYSGVWCPFGQEGDMPSDQRMEKGLSTTFTTEPLDDALHLLGLPKVTIQFKSNKADALIAARLCDVAPDGAETMISFGMLNLNHLHGHAFPEALELGQEYTATIQLNAVGIRIPKGHRLQLALSPTYWPHAWPSKEEATIEIVTGTSTVLQLPVRDDGAHAQDGEWPFEKPEAAPVMGREILRKESRYRHINYDLLSERWVLDDFSDEGKRKLPANGLEYGSTNRNVYTIREGDPLSAEAHCKWELTLGRGDWQTEVHTDSKMTADKTNFYLENTLKAYLRDELVFEKTWEKMIPRDFQ; encoded by the coding sequence ATGGTTTTTAATGTTCGAGATTCAAAGCTTCATATTAAAGAAGATTACCATTATGACATTGAGGTAATGGAACACAGTTGGATACCCATGTCTGATGGAACCAAGCTAGCAGCAAAAATATGGCTTCCGAAAGGAGCTCAAAACCAACCGGTTCCTGCAGTGCTTGAATATTTACCTTATCGAAAAAATGACTTTACTGCTTTACGTGATTCCATTCGGCACCCATACTTTGCCGGTCATGGGTATGCAAGCATTCGTGTTGACATCCGTGGAACCGGTGATTCAGACGGGATTTTGCATGATGAATATTTGCCACAGGAACAAGAGGATGCGCTTGAGATTTTAGCGTGGCTAGAAGATCAACCGTGGTGCACTGGTGATGTAGGCATGATTGGTAAATCATGGGGTGGATTTAATGGCTTACAAGTGGCTAAACATCAGCCAAAACAGTTAAAAGCTGTTATTACGCTATGCTCGACGGATGATCGTTACGCGGATGATGTGCACTATATGGGAGGGAATATTTTAGCGTCAGACATGCTGTGGTGGTCGTCAACAATGTTTGCTTATAACGCAAGGCCGCAAGATCCCGTTGTAGTCGGTGAATCATGGTACAAAAATTGGCTTGAGCGGTTAGAAAAAACACCCCCATATGTAGAGAAGTGGCTAACCCATCAACACCGAGATGACTATTGGAAACAAGGGTCTGTCAATGAAGATTATGAAGCAATGACTGTTCCAGTATTTGCTGTCGGTGGCTGGGCTGACGGTTATACGAATGCGATCTTTAGAATGCTAGAACATTTCTCGGGTCCGAAAAAAGGGTTAATTGGGCCGTGGGTACATGAATATCCTGAAGTGGCAATTCCAGGTCCAGCAGTTGGTTTTTTACAAGAATGTGTACGCTGGTGGGATCACTGGTTAAAAGGTGTAAATACAGGCATAATGGATGAACCAATGCTAACCGCTTGGCAACAAGAAAGCATCAAGCCTGCCGTTCATTATGAAGAACGTCCAGGTAAGTGGATTTTTGAGGACTCTTGGAAAGATGCAGAAAGACAGCAGCAAACCTTTTCATTAACAAGCGCTGGCAAGCTGACGCTTGAAAGAGCAGAGGATGCGACTATTTCTTTAGCAAGTGTTCAACAGCATGGCTTATACAGTGGCGTTTGGTGTCCATTCGGGCAAGAAGGGGATATGCCGTCAGATCAGCGAATGGAAAAAGGCTTAAGTACAACGTTTACGACAGAACCGCTTGACGACGCGCTTCATTTACTTGGTCTGCCGAAAGTGACTATTCAGTTCAAAAGTAATAAAGCGGATGCGCTCATTGCCGCAAGACTATGTGATGTTGCCCCTGATGGCGCAGAGACCATGATTAGCTTTGGCATGTTAAATTTGAACCATTTACATGGTCATGCGTTTCCAGAAGCGCTTGAGCTAGGACAAGAATACACGGCAACCATTCAGCTCAATGCAGTCGGTATTCGTATTCCGAAAGGTCATCGCTTGCAGCTTGCTTTATCGCCAACGTACTGGCCCCATGCATGGCCATCGAAAGAAGAAGCAACTATTGAAATTGTGACTGGCACAAGTACGGTGCTCCAATTGCCGGTTCGCGATGATGGCGCACATGCACAAGATGGGGAATGGCCGTTTGAAAAGCCAGAAGCTGCTCCAGTGATGGGAAGAGAAATTTTAAGAAAAGAATCTAGATACCGTCACATCAACTATGATCTTCTAAGCGAACGTTGGGTGCTAGACGACTTCTCGGATGAAGGCAAACGGAAGCTACCTGCAAATGGACTAGAATATGGTAGTACGAATCGTAACGTTTACACGATACGTGAAGGCGATCCGCTTTCTGCAGAAGCCCACTGTAAATGGGAACTCACCCTTGGACGAGGTGATTGGCAAACAGAAGTTCATACAGACAGTAAAATGACCGCTGACAAAACCAATTTCTATTTAGAAAACACTTTAAAAGCATACTTGCGCGATGAGTTAGTCTTCGAGAAAACGTGGGAAAAGATGATTCCGCGTGATTTTCAATAA
- a CDS encoding Zn-dependent hydrolase, with protein sequence MNQAIDHLETINRFTSTANEKEGITRLAYSLEEKEAKQWLMDSCEQLGLTVREDEAGNMIARREGKDANLPAVAFGSHLDTVYQAGQYDGALGVIAGLDVLRQLNEEGINTDHPLELIAFTCEESARFGVSTVGSKAMAQQVDRVACQSLVDKDGTTFTDALASVDLSVDDIERAERQPDELKAFVELHIEQAKQLERQEKTIGVVTGIAAPHRLFLVVKGETSHSGTTAMEDRHDALLAAAELSLELEHQSIMEKDWNTFATVGTLHVVNGAMNTVPGRVELKIDIRSQYVHSRNRIITKLKQKISDVQKQRGVVIDIEHEEKTQPVQMNARIRSLITTICKEKNIPHMALPSGAGHDSMNMARRWPTAMVFVPSVDGVSHHPSEYTKEEDCLVGIEVLKETVIQLANKDVLLS encoded by the coding sequence ATGAATCAAGCTATCGATCATTTAGAAACAATCAATCGATTTACATCAACAGCTAATGAAAAAGAGGGGATTACACGACTAGCTTATAGCCTAGAGGAAAAAGAGGCGAAGCAATGGTTAATGGATTCTTGTGAGCAATTAGGTTTAACAGTACGAGAAGATGAAGCTGGAAACATGATTGCGAGACGAGAAGGAAAAGACGCAAATCTTCCGGCAGTAGCGTTTGGCTCTCATCTTGATACAGTCTATCAAGCAGGACAATACGATGGTGCATTAGGTGTCATCGCTGGATTAGATGTATTAAGACAATTAAATGAAGAAGGAATTAACACCGATCATCCTCTTGAATTAATCGCGTTCACATGTGAAGAATCAGCGCGATTTGGTGTGTCTACTGTAGGAAGTAAAGCGATGGCTCAACAAGTCGATAGAGTAGCATGTCAATCCCTCGTGGATAAAGATGGAACGACCTTTACAGATGCGCTAGCAAGTGTCGATTTATCGGTGGATGACATAGAGCGTGCAGAAAGGCAGCCAGATGAATTAAAAGCATTTGTCGAACTACATATTGAGCAAGCAAAGCAACTCGAAAGACAAGAGAAAACGATAGGAGTCGTAACGGGTATTGCTGCGCCTCATCGACTTTTTCTTGTTGTGAAAGGAGAAACCTCTCATTCTGGCACGACGGCTATGGAAGACCGTCATGATGCTTTACTCGCCGCTGCGGAGTTGAGTTTAGAATTAGAACATCAATCGATTATGGAAAAAGATTGGAATACGTTTGCTACGGTAGGTACACTTCACGTGGTTAATGGTGCCATGAATACTGTACCTGGAAGAGTCGAGTTGAAAATCGATATTCGCAGTCAATATGTTCATTCACGAAATCGTATCATCACAAAGTTAAAACAAAAAATAAGCGATGTCCAAAAACAAAGAGGTGTGGTCATTGATATTGAACATGAAGAAAAAACACAACCTGTACAAATGAATGCGCGCATTCGTAGCCTAATTACGACGATTTGTAAAGAAAAGAATATACCACATATGGCGTTACCCAGTGGAGCTGGTCATGATTCAATGAATATGGCAAGGCGTTGGCCAACGGCAATGGTTTTTGTTCCTTCGGTAGATGGGGTGAGTCATCATCCGTCTGAATATACAAAAGAAGAGGATTGTTTAGTTGGAATAGAAGTGCTAAAAGAGACGGTTATACAACTTGCAAATAAAGATGTTTTACTAAGTTAG
- a CDS encoding extracellular solute-binding protein — protein sequence MKALKLIGFSLCAVVALTACGESSSGSGEGELVIYTTRSENLNEAVIPKFEEETGIKVQTISAGTGEVVTRVESERNNPQGDILWAADVTMLHDKTDLFEEYVSPEDEFMMEGFKNTTGFFSPAFSDPTVFIVNTDLVGDVEIDSFQDLLNPALKGRIAFGDPVNSSSAFQSLVAMLYAAGDGDPLADEAWTFVEAFLENLDGKVQGSSGQVHRGVADGEYTVGLTWEDPVIHYIQSGAPVEVVFPTEGVVYPGQSVQIIKGTDNLEGAKKFIDYVLSEEVQSRTGMELTVRPLREGVEVADYMTPQDEIHLFEEYDEDYIIEHTDEITARYVDVLEQSMN from the coding sequence GTGAAAGCGCTTAAATTAATTGGTTTTTCTCTATGCGCCGTAGTGGCTTTAACGGCTTGTGGTGAATCAAGCTCAGGCTCAGGTGAAGGGGAACTCGTTATTTATACAACAAGAAGTGAAAACTTAAATGAAGCGGTTATTCCGAAATTTGAAGAAGAAACGGGCATTAAGGTACAAACCATTTCAGCAGGAACAGGAGAGGTGGTTACTCGAGTAGAGTCAGAGCGTAATAATCCACAAGGGGATATATTATGGGCAGCTGATGTCACCATGCTTCATGACAAAACGGATTTATTTGAGGAGTATGTATCTCCTGAAGATGAGTTTATGATGGAAGGATTCAAAAATACAACAGGCTTTTTCTCGCCAGCTTTTTCAGATCCAACTGTCTTTATTGTGAACACGGACTTAGTTGGTGATGTTGAAATTGACAGTTTCCAAGACTTATTAAACCCAGCATTGAAGGGGCGGATTGCGTTTGGCGATCCTGTTAATTCAAGCTCTGCTTTCCAATCGTTAGTAGCGATGCTTTATGCGGCAGGTGATGGCGATCCCTTAGCTGATGAGGCTTGGACATTTGTAGAAGCGTTTCTTGAAAATCTAGACGGAAAAGTCCAAGGAAGTTCAGGACAAGTGCATAGAGGGGTAGCAGACGGAGAATATACAGTGGGACTAACATGGGAAGATCCAGTTATTCATTATATTCAAAGTGGTGCACCTGTTGAAGTTGTTTTCCCAACTGAAGGTGTAGTGTATCCAGGTCAATCTGTTCAAATCATAAAGGGAACCGATAATTTAGAAGGTGCGAAGAAGTTCATTGACTATGTCTTATCTGAAGAAGTGCAAAGTCGTACAGGCATGGAGCTAACGGTTCGTCCTTTACGTGAAGGTGTTGAAGTTGCCGATTACATGACGCCTCAAGATGAAATTCATCTATTTGAAGAATACGATGAAGATTATATTATCGAGCATACAGATGAAATCACGGCACGCTATGTAGATGTGCTTGAACAATCAATGAATTAA